The proteins below are encoded in one region of Phaseolus vulgaris cultivar G19833 chromosome 1, P. vulgaris v2.0, whole genome shotgun sequence:
- the LOC137816651 gene encoding probable magnesium transporter NIPA9 isoform X2, whose product MWESILLTVAATAGNNIGKILQKKGTIILPPLSFKLKVIRSYASNRTWVIGFLVDIFGALLMLRALSLAPVSVIQPVSGCGLAILSIFSHFYLKEVMNAVDWVGITLAGFGTIGVGAGGEDHGVVALSIFHIPGLAFVVFILFILLNGWVRICKSQRREQEMMEYDVVEEIIYGLESGILFGMSSVISKMGFLFLDQGFPKLLAPVCIMISVCCSGTGFYYQTRGLKHGRALVVSTCAAVASILTGVLAGMFALGERLPSEPKARLTLLLGWLLIIVGVILLVGSTRLVSFLSCSSRRKRSNMDKNFGLRRTTSSRVREPSPSAIIQAATLNHLLSSSSKEKA is encoded by the exons ATGTGGGAATCTATTCTATTGACGGTGGCTGCCACCGCCGGGAACAACATTGGAAAGATCCTGCAGAAGAAGGGCACTATCATTCTTCCACCTCTTTCTTTCAAACTCAAA GTCATAAGATCATATGCTTCAAACAGAACCTGGGTGATAGGTTTTCTAGTGGATATATTTGGGGCATTATTGATGTTAAGGGCATTGTCTTTGGCTCCA GTCTCTGTCATCCAACCAGTTTCTGGCTGTGGACTAGCAATTCTATCAATCTTTTCCCATTTTTATCTCAAGGAAGTCATGAATGCTGTTGATTGGGTTGGCATTACATTGGCAGGTTTTGGCACAATAG GAGTTGGTGCTGGAGGTGAGGATCATGGGGTGGTTGCTCTATCTATTTTTCACATACCAGGGTTGGCATTTGTTGTTTTCATCTTGTTT ATACTGCTTAATGGGTGGGTTCGAATATGCAAGAGTCAACGAAGAGAACAAGAAATG ATGGAATATGATGTCGTTGAGGAAATCATCTATGGCTTGGAATCTGGTATTTTGTTTGG GATGTCATCTGTAATATCAAAGATGGGATTTCTATTCCTGGATCAAGGTTTTCCCAAGCTGTTGGCTCCTGTGTGCATCATGATCAGTGTCTGTTGTAGTGGCACCGGCTTTTACTACCAG ACACGTGGTCTAAAGCATGGGAGGGCTCTTGTAGTTTCTACTTGTGCAGCTGTGGCATCAATTTTGACTGGTGTTCTTGCTGGGATGTTTGCTTTGGGTGAGCGACTTCCTTCGGAACCAAAAGCTCGCTTGACACTTCTTCTTGGATG GCTACTTATTATTGTGGGGGTGATTTTACTTGTTGGTTCAACACGGCTAGTGAGTTTTCTTTCTTGTTCTTCGAGGCGAAAAAGAAGCAATATGGATAAGAATTTTGGCCTTAGAAGAACCACTTCTTCCCGTGTGAGGGAACCAAGTCCAAGTGCTATCATTCAAGCAGCAACATTAAATCATTTACTATCATCATCTTCCAAAGAAAAAGCTTGA
- the LOC137816651 gene encoding probable magnesium transporter NIPA9 isoform X4, which produces MWESILLTVAATAGNNIGKILQKKGTIILPPLSFKLKVIRSYASNRTWVIGFLVDIFGALLMLRALSLAPVSVIQPVSGCGLAILSIFSHFYLKEVMNAVDWVGITLAGFGTIGKILLNGWVRICKSQRREQEMMEYDVVEEIIYGLESGILFGMSSVISKMGFLFLDQGFPKLLAPVCIMISVCCSGTGFYYQTRGLKHGRALVVSTCAAVASILTGVLAGMFALGERLPSEPKARLTLLLGWLLIIVGVILLVGSTRLVSFLSCSSRRKRSNMDKNFGLRRTTSSRVREPSPSAIIQAATLNHLLSSSSKEKA; this is translated from the exons ATGTGGGAATCTATTCTATTGACGGTGGCTGCCACCGCCGGGAACAACATTGGAAAGATCCTGCAGAAGAAGGGCACTATCATTCTTCCACCTCTTTCTTTCAAACTCAAA GTCATAAGATCATATGCTTCAAACAGAACCTGGGTGATAGGTTTTCTAGTGGATATATTTGGGGCATTATTGATGTTAAGGGCATTGTCTTTGGCTCCA GTCTCTGTCATCCAACCAGTTTCTGGCTGTGGACTAGCAATTCTATCAATCTTTTCCCATTTTTATCTCAAGGAAGTCATGAATGCTGTTGATTGGGTTGGCATTACATTGGCAGGTTTTGGCACAATAGGTAAA ATACTGCTTAATGGGTGGGTTCGAATATGCAAGAGTCAACGAAGAGAACAAGAAATG ATGGAATATGATGTCGTTGAGGAAATCATCTATGGCTTGGAATCTGGTATTTTGTTTGG GATGTCATCTGTAATATCAAAGATGGGATTTCTATTCCTGGATCAAGGTTTTCCCAAGCTGTTGGCTCCTGTGTGCATCATGATCAGTGTCTGTTGTAGTGGCACCGGCTTTTACTACCAG ACACGTGGTCTAAAGCATGGGAGGGCTCTTGTAGTTTCTACTTGTGCAGCTGTGGCATCAATTTTGACTGGTGTTCTTGCTGGGATGTTTGCTTTGGGTGAGCGACTTCCTTCGGAACCAAAAGCTCGCTTGACACTTCTTCTTGGATG GCTACTTATTATTGTGGGGGTGATTTTACTTGTTGGTTCAACACGGCTAGTGAGTTTTCTTTCTTGTTCTTCGAGGCGAAAAAGAAGCAATATGGATAAGAATTTTGGCCTTAGAAGAACCACTTCTTCCCGTGTGAGGGAACCAAGTCCAAGTGCTATCATTCAAGCAGCAACATTAAATCATTTACTATCATCATCTTCCAAAGAAAAAGCTTGA
- the LOC137816651 gene encoding probable magnesium transporter NIPA9 isoform X1, whose product MCMIEWEWIDTKITFLLSFFFHLRLCELEVNVWLLIPLCLQVIRSYASNRTWVIGFLVDIFGALLMLRALSLAPVSVIQPVSGCGLAILSIFSHFYLKEVMNAVDWVGITLAGFGTIGVGAGGEDHGVVALSIFHIPGLAFVVFILFILLNGWVRICKSQRREQEMMEYDVVEEIIYGLESGILFGMSSVISKMGFLFLDQGFPKLLAPVCIMISVCCSGTGFYYQTRGLKHGRALVVSTCAAVASILTGVLAGMFALGERLPSEPKARLTLLLGWLLIIVGVILLVGSTRLVSFLSCSSRRKRSNMDKNFGLRRTTSSRVREPSPSAIIQAATLNHLLSSSSKEKA is encoded by the exons ATGTGTATGATTGAGTGGGAATGGATAGATACCAAGATCACCTTtttgttatcttttttttttcatttgagatTATGTGAGCTTGAAGTGAATGTTTGGTTATTGATTCCATTGTGTTTGCAGGTCATAAGATCATATGCTTCAAACAGAACCTGGGTGATAGGTTTTCTAGTGGATATATTTGGGGCATTATTGATGTTAAGGGCATTGTCTTTGGCTCCA GTCTCTGTCATCCAACCAGTTTCTGGCTGTGGACTAGCAATTCTATCAATCTTTTCCCATTTTTATCTCAAGGAAGTCATGAATGCTGTTGATTGGGTTGGCATTACATTGGCAGGTTTTGGCACAATAG GAGTTGGTGCTGGAGGTGAGGATCATGGGGTGGTTGCTCTATCTATTTTTCACATACCAGGGTTGGCATTTGTTGTTTTCATCTTGTTT ATACTGCTTAATGGGTGGGTTCGAATATGCAAGAGTCAACGAAGAGAACAAGAAATG ATGGAATATGATGTCGTTGAGGAAATCATCTATGGCTTGGAATCTGGTATTTTGTTTGG GATGTCATCTGTAATATCAAAGATGGGATTTCTATTCCTGGATCAAGGTTTTCCCAAGCTGTTGGCTCCTGTGTGCATCATGATCAGTGTCTGTTGTAGTGGCACCGGCTTTTACTACCAG ACACGTGGTCTAAAGCATGGGAGGGCTCTTGTAGTTTCTACTTGTGCAGCTGTGGCATCAATTTTGACTGGTGTTCTTGCTGGGATGTTTGCTTTGGGTGAGCGACTTCCTTCGGAACCAAAAGCTCGCTTGACACTTCTTCTTGGATG GCTACTTATTATTGTGGGGGTGATTTTACTTGTTGGTTCAACACGGCTAGTGAGTTTTCTTTCTTGTTCTTCGAGGCGAAAAAGAAGCAATATGGATAAGAATTTTGGCCTTAGAAGAACCACTTCTTCCCGTGTGAGGGAACCAAGTCCAAGTGCTATCATTCAAGCAGCAACATTAAATCATTTACTATCATCATCTTCCAAAGAAAAAGCTTGA
- the LOC137816651 gene encoding probable magnesium transporter NIPA9 isoform X3, giving the protein MCMIEWEWIDTKITFLLSFFFHLRLCELEVNVWLLIPLCLQVIRSYASNRTWVIGFLVDIFGALLMLRALSLAPVSVIQPVSGCGLAILSIFSHFYLKEVMNAVDWVGITLAGFGTIGKILLNGWVRICKSQRREQEMMEYDVVEEIIYGLESGILFGMSSVISKMGFLFLDQGFPKLLAPVCIMISVCCSGTGFYYQTRGLKHGRALVVSTCAAVASILTGVLAGMFALGERLPSEPKARLTLLLGWLLIIVGVILLVGSTRLVSFLSCSSRRKRSNMDKNFGLRRTTSSRVREPSPSAIIQAATLNHLLSSSSKEKA; this is encoded by the exons ATGTGTATGATTGAGTGGGAATGGATAGATACCAAGATCACCTTtttgttatcttttttttttcatttgagatTATGTGAGCTTGAAGTGAATGTTTGGTTATTGATTCCATTGTGTTTGCAGGTCATAAGATCATATGCTTCAAACAGAACCTGGGTGATAGGTTTTCTAGTGGATATATTTGGGGCATTATTGATGTTAAGGGCATTGTCTTTGGCTCCA GTCTCTGTCATCCAACCAGTTTCTGGCTGTGGACTAGCAATTCTATCAATCTTTTCCCATTTTTATCTCAAGGAAGTCATGAATGCTGTTGATTGGGTTGGCATTACATTGGCAGGTTTTGGCACAATAGGTAAA ATACTGCTTAATGGGTGGGTTCGAATATGCAAGAGTCAACGAAGAGAACAAGAAATG ATGGAATATGATGTCGTTGAGGAAATCATCTATGGCTTGGAATCTGGTATTTTGTTTGG GATGTCATCTGTAATATCAAAGATGGGATTTCTATTCCTGGATCAAGGTTTTCCCAAGCTGTTGGCTCCTGTGTGCATCATGATCAGTGTCTGTTGTAGTGGCACCGGCTTTTACTACCAG ACACGTGGTCTAAAGCATGGGAGGGCTCTTGTAGTTTCTACTTGTGCAGCTGTGGCATCAATTTTGACTGGTGTTCTTGCTGGGATGTTTGCTTTGGGTGAGCGACTTCCTTCGGAACCAAAAGCTCGCTTGACACTTCTTCTTGGATG GCTACTTATTATTGTGGGGGTGATTTTACTTGTTGGTTCAACACGGCTAGTGAGTTTTCTTTCTTGTTCTTCGAGGCGAAAAAGAAGCAATATGGATAAGAATTTTGGCCTTAGAAGAACCACTTCTTCCCGTGTGAGGGAACCAAGTCCAAGTGCTATCATTCAAGCAGCAACATTAAATCATTTACTATCATCATCTTCCAAAGAAAAAGCTTGA
- the LOC137816652 gene encoding uncharacterized protein: MEDFNYNTSRSHGNGQFMQIERCYGGAPEPRPYDLRSSSVSYSQAQMVPNNKDLKMKKGKSMSRASISKPWSLSDPEFQRKKRVASYKMYSVEGKVKGSFSKSFRWLKDKYWHVVYGWW, from the coding sequence ATGGAGGATTTCAACTACAACACATCAAGGTCTCATGGAAATGGGCAATTTATGCAGATAGAGAGGTGCTATGGAGGAGCACCAGAACCAAGGCCTTATGATCTCAGGTCCTCCAGTGTTTCCTATTCACAGGCTCAAATGGTTCCAAACAACAAGGACTTGAAgatgaagaaaggaaaaagcaTGTCAAGGGCCTCCATTTCCAAGCCTTGGAGCCTTTCTGATCCTGAGTTTCAGAGGAAGAAGAGGGTTGCCAGCTATAAAATGTATTCTGTGGAAGGGAAAGTCAAAGGGTCCTTCAGCAAGAGCTTTAGGTGGCTCAAGGACAAGTACTGGCATGTGGTTTATGGATGGTGGTGA